From Streptomyces sp. CMB-StM0423, a single genomic window includes:
- a CDS encoding rodlin yields MKKYLKTAAVAVTMLGASALAAPQALAADDTGDGPYANGNGSTQAYGNTETGGYMSPNMSLVNGSLNEPCIALPQVAKNVKHIGPIPAAVGVDEILSQNQNQTCAKNSSADQGDAPLSHLLEDFPILSGNGAGNEAG; encoded by the coding sequence ATGAAGAAGTACCTGAAGACCGCGGCGGTTGCCGTCACCATGCTCGGCGCCTCGGCGCTGGCCGCCCCGCAGGCGCTGGCCGCCGACGACACCGGTGACGGCCCGTACGCCAACGGCAACGGCTCGACGCAGGCCTACGGCAACACCGAGACGGGCGGCTACATGAGCCCGAACATGAGCCTGGTGAACGGCTCGCTCAACGAGCCCTGCATCGCGCTGCCGCAGGTCGCGAAGAACGTGAAGCACATCGGCCCGATCCCGGCCGCCGTCGGCGTGGACGAGATCCTGAGCCAGAACCAGAACCAGACCTGCGCCAAGAACTCCAGCGCGGACCAGGGCGACGCCCCGCTGTCCCACCTGCTGGAAGACTTCCCGATCCTCTCGGGCAACGGCGCGGGCAACGAAGCCGGCTGA